Proteins from a single region of Streptomyces sp. Tu 3180:
- a CDS encoding FAD/NAD(P)-binding protein, with protein METQHSTMQDSTMRHSTTQDGSGRNRGTADTATHASGMRHAPVTGAAPGTRRVTIVGAGFSGTLTAIRLLHFADTPLEICLMEREEGYRYGGIAFGRASTNWEHMLNIQAGRITLRRERPEDFLEWANEEADRSEWPRRWQYHTFGVACVVPRRIFRQYLAERLRGAAADASTGVTLRELTGEVIDVRGRDGGYVVRYADAGPQGDVHDLPSDQVILATGHLSPVQAPFYHRIKDSDRFIADPYAPGAQERFRAVGPEETVLVTGSALSAFDTVISLVHAGHRGQILICSRGGHLHGTYPADHEHDIWQARRPPFLDAERLTPEVVVEGVRAEYAHLRDEHGVEPGSALDAVFPERVMKAWEPYVIELVSRMDARDVRMLLDRYKSLIVTSRTSTVREIGGVVRDRMREFNGAPKTVSVMAAGIQDMRPVEDGTRIRVVFADRPDIVVDRVVNCLGNNTDYERPDHPLWNSLVNGHGYARPQTRTHRGIEVGAHGQLIAADGGVTPGLFGVGPMRQGDETTRRGRLGAFVFSIGTLRNQCFDTATEVLRRLRSASDEEQMDIPDGIHHCLIRSSDWIAADLATEEAQATRLRERLQRYARESAYPNALNYLRAQDRTERRKYRGILDDDLADFGAALAREFDLTAQQARRTVSLLSTLVEKHAVHNLCDITRLAGWDSSYGEQVRHAPKKGE; from the coding sequence GTGGAAACGCAGCACAGCACGATGCAGGACAGCACGATGCGGCACAGCACCACGCAGGACGGCAGCGGCCGGAACCGCGGCACGGCGGACACGGCGACGCACGCGAGCGGGATGCGGCACGCCCCCGTGACCGGTGCGGCTCCCGGCACACGACGCGTCACGATCGTCGGCGCGGGCTTCTCCGGCACCCTCACCGCCATCCGGCTGCTCCACTTCGCCGACACGCCCCTGGAGATATGCCTGATGGAGCGGGAGGAGGGCTACCGCTACGGCGGTATCGCCTTCGGCCGGGCGTCCACCAACTGGGAGCACATGCTCAACATCCAGGCCGGCCGCATCACCCTGCGCCGCGAGCGCCCGGAGGACTTCCTGGAATGGGCCAACGAGGAGGCGGACCGCTCCGAGTGGCCGCGGAGGTGGCAGTACCACACCTTCGGCGTGGCCTGCGTCGTGCCGCGGCGGATCTTCCGGCAGTACCTGGCCGAGCGGCTGCGCGGCGCGGCCGCCGACGCCTCCACCGGCGTGACGCTGCGCGAGCTGACCGGTGAGGTCATCGACGTACGCGGCCGGGACGGCGGCTACGTCGTCAGGTACGCCGACGCCGGGCCGCAGGGCGACGTGCACGACCTGCCGTCGGACCAGGTGATCCTCGCGACCGGTCACCTCTCGCCGGTCCAGGCGCCCTTCTACCACCGCATCAAGGACTCCGACCGCTTCATCGCCGACCCCTACGCCCCCGGCGCCCAGGAGCGGTTCCGGGCGGTCGGCCCCGAGGAGACCGTCCTCGTCACGGGCTCCGCGCTGTCGGCCTTCGACACGGTGATCTCCCTCGTGCACGCCGGCCACCGGGGGCAGATCCTGATCTGCTCACGCGGCGGCCACCTGCACGGCACCTACCCGGCCGACCACGAGCACGACATCTGGCAGGCCCGCCGCCCGCCCTTCCTCGACGCCGAGCGGCTCACCCCCGAGGTGGTGGTGGAAGGGGTCAGGGCGGAGTACGCGCACCTGCGGGACGAGCACGGTGTGGAGCCGGGCAGCGCGCTCGACGCCGTCTTCCCCGAGCGCGTCATGAAGGCGTGGGAGCCGTACGTCATCGAGCTGGTCTCCCGCATGGACGCGCGCGACGTGCGGATGCTGCTCGACAGGTACAAGAGCCTGATCGTCACCAGCCGCACCAGCACCGTGCGGGAGATCGGCGGTGTCGTGCGCGACCGGATGCGCGAGTTCAACGGCGCCCCGAAGACCGTCAGCGTGATGGCCGCCGGCATCCAGGACATGCGCCCCGTCGAGGACGGCACGAGGATCCGGGTCGTCTTCGCCGACCGGCCGGACATCGTGGTCGACCGGGTCGTCAACTGCCTGGGCAACAACACCGATTACGAGCGCCCCGACCACCCCCTGTGGAACAGCCTGGTCAACGGGCACGGATACGCGCGGCCGCAGACCAGGACCCACCGGGGCATCGAGGTCGGTGCGCACGGACAGCTGATCGCCGCCGACGGCGGGGTGACACCGGGCCTGTTCGGCGTCGGCCCGATGCGCCAGGGCGACGAGACCACCCGCCGCGGCCGGCTGGGCGCGTTCGTGTTCAGCATCGGCACCCTGCGCAACCAGTGCTTCGACACGGCGACGGAGGTGCTGCGCCGCCTCAGGTCCGCGAGCGACGAGGAGCAGATGGACATCCCCGACGGCATCCACCACTGCCTGATCCGCAGCAGCGACTGGATCGCCGCCGACCTCGCCACCGAGGAGGCACAGGCCACCCGCCTGCGGGAGCGTCTGCAGCGCTACGCCCGCGAGAGCGCCTACCCCAACGCCCTCAACTACCTGCGGGCCCAGGACCGCACCGAGCGCCGCAAGTACCGCGGCATCCTCGACGACGACCTGGCGGACTTCGGCGCCGCCCTGGCCCGCGAGTTCGACCTCACCGCACAGCAGGCCCGGCGGACCGTCTCCCTGCTGTCCACGCTGGTGGAGAAGCACGCCGTCCACAACCTGTGCGACATCACCAGGCTGGCGGGCTGGGACTCCAGCTACGGCGAGCAGGTCAGGCACGCCCCGAAGAAGGGCGAGTGA
- a CDS encoding histidine phosphatase family protein, whose product MADSEEQELLSRLFLVRHGESTCNSVHRIAGQRDAPLTLLGRIQAEKVARGHRGRHFDRIYVSPLTRAYETADIVFGIDTPDPGGPDVVVDERLMERDFGSYTLESKSILQRRHGIAEYERAMNADSPTLRGGETFQRFKDRVHAFYQEELLPALRRGEVVCVVSHKYVVELICRFVLDRPADESYDLRLPNSQMLQGDRIHRYVENENKTMNMVYDWIVVNHPVVLCAGLAAGLLANVAGLRLSASPYLLLLLLVLASVITMCRIELENARAFVTDRGTLRSVALRYLVLPVAFAALVRWWDAGSTSTAAIAAVFLATPGSVVAMTVSRCLGGMIMPTFAQVLLSSLAAAVSFSAVLALTLREGVAPAVAISAATSTGVVTAAYLLVKRLRERSPIRTAKYGERNGYVAVLLLTAFIVLVCLELDLDGFATYAPTAVGIAVGLRLVAVLLKRRRHVQTLDDYTAMTYPNVFVVVIIAALTGNGPLEQVAIWTLLPMFVLSFFDSWYARFLVVAPDDARWPAVLGLPPSRPGRGRPAAEDPHQPSVPAPS is encoded by the coding sequence ATGGCAGACAGCGAAGAGCAGGAACTGCTCAGCCGCCTGTTCCTGGTCCGGCACGGCGAATCGACCTGCAATTCCGTCCACCGCATCGCGGGCCAGCGCGACGCCCCGCTGACCCTCCTCGGCCGCATCCAGGCCGAGAAGGTCGCCCGGGGCCACCGCGGCCGGCACTTCGACCGCATCTACGTCTCCCCGCTGACCCGCGCGTACGAGACCGCCGACATCGTCTTCGGCATCGACACCCCGGATCCGGGCGGCCCCGACGTCGTGGTCGACGAGCGCCTGATGGAGCGCGACTTCGGCAGCTACACGCTGGAGAGCAAGTCCATCCTCCAGCGCCGCCACGGCATCGCCGAGTACGAGCGGGCCATGAACGCCGACAGCCCGACCCTGCGCGGCGGCGAGACGTTCCAGCGGTTCAAGGACCGCGTCCACGCCTTCTACCAGGAGGAACTGCTGCCCGCGCTGCGCCGGGGCGAAGTGGTCTGCGTGGTCTCGCACAAGTACGTCGTCGAGCTGATCTGCCGGTTCGTCCTGGACAGGCCCGCCGACGAGTCCTACGACCTGCGCCTGCCCAACTCCCAGATGCTGCAGGGCGACCGGATCCACAGGTACGTCGAGAACGAGAACAAGACCATGAACATGGTCTACGACTGGATCGTCGTCAACCATCCCGTGGTCCTCTGCGCGGGCCTGGCGGCGGGCCTGCTCGCCAACGTGGCGGGACTGCGGCTCTCCGCCTCGCCGTACCTGCTGCTCCTGCTCCTGGTGCTGGCCAGCGTCATCACCATGTGCCGCATCGAGCTGGAGAACGCGCGGGCGTTCGTGACCGACCGCGGCACGCTCCGCTCCGTCGCCCTGCGCTACCTCGTCCTGCCGGTCGCCTTCGCGGCACTGGTGCGCTGGTGGGACGCGGGCAGCACGAGCACGGCGGCGATCGCCGCGGTGTTCCTCGCCACCCCCGGCTCGGTGGTGGCGATGACCGTCAGCCGCTGCCTCGGCGGAATGATCATGCCGACGTTCGCGCAGGTGCTGCTCTCCTCGCTGGCCGCGGCCGTCTCGTTCTCGGCCGTCCTCGCCCTGACCCTGCGCGAGGGCGTCGCCCCGGCCGTCGCCATCAGCGCCGCCACCTCGACCGGCGTGGTCACGGCGGCCTACCTCCTGGTCAAGCGCCTGCGGGAGCGCTCCCCCATCCGTACGGCCAAGTACGGCGAGCGCAACGGGTACGTGGCGGTGCTGCTGCTGACCGCGTTCATCGTGCTGGTCTGCCTCGAGCTCGACCTGGACGGCTTCGCCACCTACGCGCCGACCGCCGTGGGCATCGCCGTCGGCCTGCGACTCGTCGCCGTGCTGCTCAAGCGCCGACGCCACGTCCAGACGCTCGACGACTACACCGCCATGACCTACCCGAACGTCTTCGTGGTGGTCATCATCGCCGCGCTCACCGGCAACGGGCCGCTGGAGCAGGTGGCGATCTGGACCCTGCTCCCGATGTTCGTCCTGTCCTTCTTCGACAGCTGGTACGCCCGCTTCCTCGTCGTCGCCCCCGACGACGCGCGCTGGCCCGCCGTCCTCGGACTCCCCCCGAGCCGCCCCGGGCGCGGCCGCCCGGCCGCCGAGGACCCCCACCAGCCCTCCGTCCCCGCACCTTCCTGA
- a CDS encoding cation:proton antiporter encodes MPHLTHLAATTDKNLELVLQVLPAIVVILAASAVCGRLALLVKQPRVLGEMVAGVLLGPTLFGALFPTVQKEIFSPEVKPILYVLSTIGLTVFMFLVGAGLDHGGGGGKKDTRNAVVLAVSGIVPSLLLGVGAAYLLHDKLSRPDVSSFQFALFIGGALSITAFPMLARILYERRLENSRLGRMTLLGASIDDAAAWCFLAVLSAMHTGAGAMHVLRMIGFTALFALVMLTVVARLLRPLGDRVERTGHFGFDQMYVIVGIVLLAGLFTDYIGIYSVFGGFIAGLAMPRNPAFRAALHSRMMDVVCVLLLPIFFAFSGLNTELGGITGWAMVGPLLLILAAGFFGKYAGCALAMRGVGFSWRESWATGGLMNARGLMILIFINIGLAQGMITKEVFSMLVLVAVITTAGAMPLYRWALPERLEQRMSPPAREPEAAPGPASPEAEPVHA; translated from the coding sequence GTGCCACACCTGACCCATCTGGCCGCCACCACGGACAAGAACCTCGAACTCGTCCTGCAGGTCCTGCCCGCGATCGTGGTCATCCTGGCCGCCTCGGCGGTCTGCGGCCGTCTCGCCCTCCTGGTGAAGCAGCCGCGCGTGCTGGGCGAGATGGTCGCCGGCGTCCTGCTCGGCCCCACCCTGTTCGGCGCCCTCTTCCCGACGGTGCAGAAGGAGATCTTCAGCCCCGAGGTGAAGCCCATCCTCTACGTCCTGAGCACCATCGGCCTGACCGTCTTCATGTTCCTGGTCGGCGCCGGCCTCGACCACGGGGGCGGCGGAGGCAAGAAGGACACCAGGAACGCCGTCGTCCTGGCCGTCTCCGGCATCGTCCCCTCCCTCCTGCTCGGCGTCGGCGCCGCCTACCTCCTCCACGACAAGCTGTCCCGGCCCGACGTCAGCTCCTTCCAGTTCGCGCTCTTCATCGGCGGCGCCCTGTCGATCACGGCCTTCCCGATGCTGGCCCGCATCCTCTACGAGCGCCGCCTGGAGAACTCCCGCCTCGGCCGGATGACCCTCCTGGGCGCCTCCATCGACGACGCCGCGGCCTGGTGCTTCCTCGCCGTGCTGTCGGCCATGCACACCGGGGCCGGAGCCATGCACGTCCTGCGCATGATCGGCTTCACCGCCCTGTTCGCCCTGGTCATGCTGACCGTCGTGGCCCGGCTGCTGCGCCCGCTGGGTGACCGGGTCGAGCGCACCGGCCACTTCGGCTTCGACCAGATGTACGTCATCGTGGGCATCGTCCTGCTGGCCGGACTGTTCACCGACTACATCGGCATCTACTCCGTCTTCGGCGGCTTCATCGCCGGACTCGCCATGCCGCGCAACCCCGCCTTCCGCGCGGCCCTGCACAGCCGCATGATGGACGTCGTCTGCGTCCTGCTCCTGCCGATCTTCTTCGCCTTCTCCGGCCTCAACACCGAACTCGGCGGCATCACCGGATGGGCCATGGTCGGCCCGCTCCTGCTGATCCTGGCGGCGGGCTTCTTCGGCAAGTACGCGGGCTGCGCGCTCGCCATGCGCGGCGTCGGCTTCTCCTGGCGCGAGTCCTGGGCGACCGGCGGCCTGATGAACGCCCGCGGCCTGATGATCCTCATCTTCATCAACATCGGCCTCGCCCAGGGGATGATCACCAAGGAGGTCTTCTCCATGCTGGTCCTCGTCGCGGTCATCACCACCGCCGGCGCCATGCCGCTGTACCGCTGGGCGCTGCCCGAGCGGCTCGAACAGCGGATGTCCCCTCCGGCACGCGAACCCGAGGCCGCTCCCGGACCGGCCTCGCCCGAGGCGGAGCCCGTTCACGCCTGA
- a CDS encoding sodium:solute symporter family protein: MPNGVNGVALAVFLFFFLAVTVMGFLASRWRRAENEHSLDEWGLGGRSFGTWITWFLLGGDVYTAYTFVAVPAAVYAAGAAGFFAVPYTILVYPLIFTFLPRLWSVCHRHGYVTTADFVRGRFGSKGLSLAVAFTGILATMPYIALQLVGIQAVLDVMGVGGGEDTNWFVKDLPLLIAFGVLAAYTYSSGLRAPAVIAFVKDTLIYVVIVVAIVHIPIRLGGFGEIFASASEAYGRTDPATGEPRGALISAPEAQWTYATLALGSAMAMFMYPHSITATLSSRSREVIRRSTTVMPLYTLMLGLLALLGFMAIAAGVKVRNGQLAIPQLFEDMFPDWFAGVAFAAIGIGALVPAAIMSIAAANLFTRNIYKDFIRPDATPAQETKVSKIVSLLVKVGALAFVLTMDKTVAINFQLLGGIWILQTFPALVGGLFTRWFHRWALLAGWAVGMLYGTVAAYGVASPTQKHFGGSSKEIPGIGEIGYIGLTAFVINVLVTVVLTFVLRAAKAPEGVDRTKPEDYTAEAAPAPRPGASPVPGPR; encoded by the coding sequence ATGCCCAACGGCGTGAACGGCGTCGCCCTCGCCGTCTTCCTCTTCTTCTTCCTGGCCGTCACGGTCATGGGCTTCCTCGCCTCGCGCTGGCGCAGGGCCGAGAACGAGCACAGCCTCGACGAATGGGGCCTGGGCGGCCGGTCGTTCGGCACCTGGATCACCTGGTTCCTGCTCGGCGGCGACGTCTACACGGCCTACACGTTCGTGGCGGTCCCGGCGGCGGTCTACGCGGCGGGCGCGGCCGGTTTCTTCGCGGTGCCGTACACGATCCTCGTCTACCCCCTGATCTTCACCTTCCTGCCCAGGCTGTGGTCCGTGTGCCACCGGCACGGGTACGTCACCACGGCGGACTTCGTCCGCGGCCGGTTCGGCTCGAAGGGGCTGTCGCTGGCCGTGGCCTTCACCGGCATCCTGGCGACGATGCCGTACATCGCGCTCCAGCTGGTCGGCATCCAGGCCGTGCTGGACGTGATGGGCGTCGGCGGCGGCGAGGACACCAACTGGTTCGTCAAGGACCTGCCGCTGCTGATCGCCTTCGGCGTGCTGGCGGCGTACACCTACTCCTCGGGGCTGCGCGCCCCCGCCGTGATCGCCTTCGTCAAGGACACGCTGATCTACGTGGTCATCGTCGTGGCGATCGTCCACATCCCGATCAGGCTGGGCGGCTTCGGCGAGATCTTCGCCTCGGCGAGCGAGGCGTACGGCCGGACCGACCCCGCGACCGGAGAGCCGCGCGGCGCGCTGATCAGCGCCCCCGAAGCGCAGTGGACGTACGCGACCCTGGCGCTCGGCTCCGCGATGGCCATGTTCATGTACCCGCACTCCATCACGGCGACGCTGTCCTCGCGCAGCCGCGAGGTGATCCGCCGCAGTACGACGGTGATGCCCCTCTACACCCTGATGCTGGGTCTGCTGGCGCTGCTGGGCTTCATGGCGATCGCGGCGGGCGTGAAGGTGCGGAACGGCCAGCTGGCGATCCCGCAGCTGTTCGAGGACATGTTCCCCGACTGGTTCGCGGGCGTCGCCTTCGCGGCGATCGGCATCGGCGCCCTCGTCCCCGCGGCCATCATGTCCATCGCGGCGGCGAACCTGTTCACCCGCAACATCTACAAGGACTTCATCAGGCCGGACGCCACACCGGCCCAGGAGACCAAGGTCTCCAAGATCGTCTCCCTGCTGGTGAAGGTGGGCGCGCTCGCCTTCGTCCTGACCATGGACAAGACCGTCGCCATCAACTTCCAGCTGCTGGGCGGCATCTGGATCCTGCAGACCTTCCCGGCCCTGGTCGGCGGCCTGTTCACCCGCTGGTTCCACCGCTGGGCGCTGCTCGCGGGCTGGGCGGTCGGCATGCTCTACGGCACGGTCGCCGCGTACGGCGTCGCCTCCCCGACGCAGAAGCACTTCGGCGGCTCCTCGAAGGAGATTCCCGGCATCGGCGAGATCGGCTACATCGGCCTCACCGCCTTCGTCATCAACGTCCTGGTCACGGTCGTCCTGACCTTCGTCCTGAGGGCCGCCAAGGCCCCCGAGGGCGTCGACCGGACCAAGCCGGAGGACTACACGGCGGAGGCGGCTCCCGCTCCCCGCCCGGGTGCCTCGCCCGTACCCGGTCCCAGGTGA
- a CDS encoding TetR/AcrR family transcriptional regulator — MPDIKHFDPDAVLETVVRLFWRQGVASTGIQDVVSATGINRSSLYATFGGKQELYLAALRRYLEQRSQPVFRRLAGDGRGLPAISEFFAGLIEARCSGEHARWGCMVSNAHAGAENSDPEVRAVLDQHHRELREAMHAALVTAGHEGQLAPGTDPGASADLLALLAYGVNLRSRAGADAATLHGTVTAALDSIGVRAAA; from the coding sequence ATGCCGGACATCAAGCACTTCGATCCGGACGCCGTCCTGGAGACCGTGGTGCGGCTGTTCTGGCGGCAGGGCGTGGCCTCGACCGGGATCCAGGACGTGGTGAGCGCGACCGGGATCAACCGCTCCAGCCTGTACGCCACGTTCGGCGGCAAGCAGGAGCTCTACCTCGCCGCGCTGCGCCGCTACCTGGAGCAGCGGTCCCAGCCGGTGTTCCGGCGCCTGGCCGGGGACGGGCGGGGCCTGCCCGCGATCTCCGAGTTCTTCGCCGGCCTGATCGAGGCCCGCTGCTCGGGCGAGCACGCCCGCTGGGGCTGCATGGTCTCCAACGCTCACGCCGGGGCCGAGAACAGCGATCCGGAGGTGCGCGCCGTCCTGGACCAGCACCACCGCGAGCTGCGCGAGGCGATGCACGCGGCACTCGTCACCGCCGGCCACGAGGGGCAGCTCGCCCCCGGCACCGACCCCGGCGCGTCCGCGGACCTGCTGGCCCTGCTCGCCTACGGCGTCAACCTGCGCTCGCGCGCCGGTGCGGACGCCGCGACGCTGCACGGGACGGTGACCGCCGCCCTGGACTCGATCGGCGTCCGGGCGGCGGCGTAG
- a CDS encoding sulfite exporter TauE/SafE family protein has product MATGEDLAAARTTRSMPLAFGAGSALGVLGGTIGLGGAEFRLPLLIGLFGFAALPAVILNKAMSLVVVLVALPARRAAVPAGEVAGHWPVAANLLAGSLLGAWAVRMRSSTLHEVLAALMVLMAAVLLVTHGTALGTLAFPSWAQVPSGVVAGFGIGVVAAIMGVAGGEPLIPTIVLLFAVDVRTAGSLSLLVSLPTMLVAFARYSRDGGFAVLGASLRFTAVMAAGSAAGAVLGGPSPGMFPASVLIPVLAVVLLVSAVRLARHG; this is encoded by the coding sequence GTGGCCACCGGCGAGGACCTGGCCGCCGCGCGTACGACGCGCTCGATGCCCCTGGCGTTCGGTGCCGGGTCGGCCCTCGGCGTGCTGGGCGGAACGATCGGCCTGGGCGGCGCGGAGTTCCGGCTGCCGCTGCTGATCGGCCTGTTCGGGTTCGCCGCGCTCCCGGCCGTCATCCTCAACAAGGCGATGAGCCTGGTCGTGGTCCTGGTCGCGCTGCCCGCCCGCCGGGCGGCGGTTCCGGCGGGCGAGGTGGCCGGGCACTGGCCCGTCGCGGCCAACCTGCTGGCCGGCAGCCTGCTCGGGGCGTGGGCCGTGCGCATGCGCAGCTCCACCCTCCACGAGGTGCTCGCGGCACTGATGGTGCTCATGGCCGCCGTCCTGCTGGTCACGCACGGCACCGCCCTGGGGACGCTCGCGTTCCCGTCGTGGGCACAGGTGCCGAGCGGAGTCGTGGCGGGCTTCGGCATCGGAGTCGTCGCGGCGATCATGGGCGTGGCCGGAGGCGAGCCGCTGATCCCCACGATCGTGTTGCTGTTCGCGGTCGACGTCAGGACGGCCGGGAGCCTGTCCCTGCTCGTGTCGCTGCCGACCATGCTGGTGGCCTTCGCCCGCTACAGCCGGGACGGCGGTTTCGCGGTGCTGGGCGCCAGCCTCCGCTTCACCGCCGTCATGGCCGCGGGCTCGGCCGCCGGTGCGGTGCTGGGCGGTCCGTCGCCGGGCATGTTCCCGGCCTCGGTGCTGATTCCCGTGCTGGCCGTGGTCCTGCTCGTCTCGGCGGTCAGGCTCGCCCGGCACGGCTGA
- a CDS encoding DUF1232 domain-containing protein, translated as MNQTGQILIGVAAGLLVCWLILLAVLALARPKGNLLTEAARLLPDLLRLVARLARDRTLPRSTRALLWTLAGYLALPVDLVPDFIPVLGHADDAIAVALVLRAVVRRAGTDALTRHWPGTAGGLDAVRRLAGLPAADRRK; from the coding sequence GTGAACCAGACGGGGCAGATCCTGATCGGCGTCGCCGCGGGCCTTCTGGTGTGCTGGCTGATCCTCCTGGCCGTCCTCGCCCTCGCCCGTCCCAAGGGCAACCTGCTCACCGAGGCCGCCCGCCTCCTGCCCGACCTGCTCCGCCTGGTCGCCCGCCTCGCCCGCGACCGCACCCTGCCCCGCTCCACCCGTGCCCTGCTCTGGACCCTGGCCGGCTACCTGGCCCTGCCCGTCGACCTGGTCCCCGACTTCATCCCGGTCCTCGGCCACGCCGACGACGCCATCGCCGTCGCCCTCGTCCTGCGCGCCGTCGTCCGCCGGGCCGGAACCGACGCCCTCACCCGGCACTGGCCCGGCACCGCCGGCGGACTGGACGCCGTACGACGCCTCGCCGGTCTCCCCGCCGCCGACCGGCGGAAGTAG
- a CDS encoding Chromate resistance protein ChrB: MAGEVDVRWLLVSVTTAGAVPSLRMQVWRKLRGLGALYLQQSVCLLPDRPAVAAAVAELGERVRSDGGRMRVVRVEVVDEGERSELAGEMSAAVDREYAEVLERLPSFFAELETESRRGRAVFAEVEESEADLERFRSWVAKIASRDYFGAPQGERVRAGLRRAGEALAGFEREALAGEDAEGPGAS, from the coding sequence GTGGCAGGCGAGGTGGATGTGCGGTGGCTGCTGGTGTCGGTGACGACGGCCGGTGCGGTGCCGTCGTTGCGGATGCAGGTGTGGCGGAAGCTGAGAGGGCTGGGGGCGCTGTATCTGCAGCAGTCGGTGTGTCTGCTGCCGGACCGGCCCGCGGTCGCCGCCGCGGTGGCGGAACTGGGCGAGCGGGTGCGGTCCGACGGCGGTCGGATGCGGGTGGTGCGCGTCGAGGTCGTCGACGAGGGCGAGCGGTCGGAGCTCGCCGGGGAGATGAGCGCCGCGGTCGACCGGGAGTACGCGGAGGTGCTGGAGCGGCTGCCGTCGTTCTTCGCCGAGCTGGAGACGGAGTCCCGGCGCGGGCGAGCGGTCTTCGCGGAGGTGGAGGAGTCGGAGGCGGACCTGGAGCGGTTCCGCTCGTGGGTGGCGAAGATCGCGTCGCGGGACTACTTCGGCGCTCCGCAGGGCGAGCGGGTGCGGGCCGGGCTGAGGCGGGCCGGTGAGGCCCTGGCCGGGTTCGAGCGGGAGGCGCTGGCCGGGGAGGACGCGGAGGGCCCGGGCGCGTCCTGA
- a CDS encoding antibiotic biosynthesis monooxygenase translates to MSDHSEVPVAPVGVFEPPYYVAVFTTVRSQDQSGYSETNARMEELVKEVPGYLGADHAQTPGGLSITVGYFRDADALTEWRSNAEHRAAQERGRAQWYQSYTLHVAKVERSHGFEREQVPRSPAAD, encoded by the coding sequence ATGAGCGATCACTCCGAAGTGCCCGTCGCGCCCGTCGGGGTCTTTGAACCCCCTTACTACGTCGCCGTCTTCACCACGGTGCGGTCCCAGGACCAGAGCGGCTACAGCGAGACCAACGCACGCATGGAAGAGCTGGTGAAGGAGGTCCCCGGATACCTGGGGGCGGACCACGCGCAGACTCCCGGTGGGCTGTCCATCACCGTCGGGTACTTCCGCGACGCCGACGCCCTGACGGAGTGGCGGAGCAACGCCGAGCACCGCGCGGCGCAGGAGCGCGGGCGAGCCCAGTGGTATCAGAGCTACACGCTGCATGTGGCGAAGGTGGAGCGGAGCCACGGGTTCGAGCGGGAGCAGGTCCCGCGGAGCCCGGCGGCAGACTGA
- a CDS encoding GNAT family N-acetyltransferase, with protein MTELGLVAWPPAPIRTERLVLREPGARDREAFIELHASPEVHAHLGGPRLRDELEREMPEVPGRRPGSFVVALDGAMIGQILLRRATEHRRPAAVGKADLGYLFLPRAWGRGYAAEACAAALGWFDGVLPGEPVVLTTQTANVRSMRLAARLGFTEVERFRAWDAEQWLGLRSPDKPSA; from the coding sequence ATGACTGAACTCGGCCTCGTCGCCTGGCCGCCTGCCCCGATCAGGACCGAGCGGCTCGTGCTCCGTGAGCCCGGGGCCCGGGACCGCGAGGCGTTCATCGAGCTGCACGCCTCGCCGGAGGTGCACGCCCACCTCGGCGGCCCCCGGCTGCGTGACGAGCTCGAGCGCGAGATGCCCGAGGTGCCCGGGCGGCGGCCCGGGAGTTTCGTCGTTGCTCTCGACGGGGCGATGATCGGCCAGATCCTGCTCAGGAGGGCGACGGAGCATCGTCGCCCGGCTGCCGTGGGGAAGGCGGATCTCGGCTACCTGTTCCTGCCGAGGGCATGGGGACGCGGATACGCCGCCGAGGCGTGCGCGGCGGCACTCGGCTGGTTCGACGGCGTCCTTCCCGGCGAACCGGTGGTGCTCACCACCCAGACCGCCAACGTCCGCTCGATGCGCCTCGCGGCAAGGCTGGGGTTCACCGAGGTGGAGCGGTTCCGGGCCTGGGACGCCGAGCAGTGGCTCGGCCTGCGGTCCCCGGACAAGCCGTCCGCCTGA